The Lycium barbarum isolate Lr01 chromosome 11, ASM1917538v2, whole genome shotgun sequence genome contains the following window.
tcaggtgtgttttgcaaactagatagggATAGTTTGGGTAGTTTTCTTAATCTTATGATaatttaggtatgaaactaaaaaaaaaaaaaaagtgatagttagagtgtgtttttgacccttatctctaATAATAATACAGTATATGTCATGTAAAGAAAGATAAAAAGGGATGATGaccatactaaataaaataaaagtggaAAATAAGTGTTAaataatggtaataataataCAGTATATGTCatgtaaaaaatattattttttaattttcatgtAGGTGCCACCGTAGCATTACTTATGCCATGCGgacaatttttttgagaaaatttcagctTCACTTGTCTTTTGAAGAGTGAGTTCACACAtgtagttcaggtgtgttttgcaaactagatagggATAGTTTGGGTAGTTTTCTTAACCTTATGATaatttaggtatgaaactaaaaaaaaaaaagtgatagttaaagtgtgtttttgacccttatctctaATAATAATACAGTATATGTCATGTAAAGAAAGATAAAAAGGGATGATGaccatactaaataaaataaaagtggaAAATAAGTGTTAaataatggtaataataataTAGTATATGTCATGTAAAGAAAGATAAAAAAGGATGATGATTGACGCTAAAGCCCAAGACATTGACAAGAGgggttgctcagatggtaagcGTCCTCTACTTTCAACCCGAAGATTGCGAgttcgagtcaccaagggagCAAAAGAGGGAGCTCTGGGGGAgggggtttaaaaaaaaaaaaaaaaaaaagcccaagACATTATTTCACAGATTAGATGAGTTCGGAAAGGTAATTTTGACAGGTAACTGACAGTCaggtgaaagaaaaagaaaaagaaaaagtaaacaCAAAAAAATAGCGAAGTGTTTGCTTCTGCTCTCGGTGAGAGTCGAACTCAAGACCTCCCGCTTACTAAACGGGTGctctaaccaactgagctacgAGAGCTGCTTGTTTGATTGGCTGCTATTAACATAGGGAAAAGGGTCACaaatgcccctctactttggaaaaaaggctaaaaatattCGCCAAACTAATTTTTGGTCAAAAATATTCCTCCCGTCATTAAAGTCTTCAAATATACCactgtcttaacggaaatccgcaacataacccgatttcatttttaaacccgctccatttaaaaCCGACCTAACTAAATAAAAAACTCATATGGGTTGCCCGCTCCTATGCCTTgtggctccagatgtaggactcgggaacaagttggtcgcaaatgagttttttatgtagttgggtcggttttaaatggagcgggtttgaaaatgaaatcgggttatgttgtggatttccgttaagacaggagtatatttgaaaactttaatgacgggtgggtatttttgacccaaaattagtTTGGAAGATATTCTTAGCTCTTTTCCCAAAATAAATAGAGAGGCATTTTTCACCCTTTTCCcattaatatatttatttaagtTATAACCGGAAGTAGTTTAGCAGTTATGTTTACACTACTTTAAATAACCTGCAATTTCATCTTCTAGTTAACCACAAGCTCTAGTTTGGAAAGTAATTCTCTCACAAATATACCCTAACAGATCTTCCAATTTTTGTAAAAGATCAAGGTATATCCATTGATTCTTCCACAGGAAAAGGACAGTCAGAACTTCGTCAAAAAAGGAAAAGGACAGTCAGAAACCAAATAAATGCTAACTGTATTGGTCTCATTTATCTATAGTGCTTTCTTCGTCATAGATGTGATCTCGACGAAAAAAATTATACAATTTAAATTCGATTTACTTCTATTTATGCAAGTTTAATTTATCCTATTTATAAACACGTGCAAAAAATCTGCACAAGCTAACGTTATTTACTGTATAGAATCAggatactaaataaaattttatttggaaaataaaaatATACTATGGTTGCATGGTGCAAGGGCAAAGATAGAAACCTAAACGCAACCAAGTTTTCCATGCAACTAAGTTTCAAAACTAAAATAGTTTAGTTTGTGTATGACTGCAGAGAGATAGACTCTAATTCCTTCAATAACTTTGCATGATTAATTGAGAAACGAATTCCGGTAACGCGGAAAATATATTTCCTATTAAAATCTTTGTTGAGAAAGGAATATTAGTATTCCCAAACCAAAACCAAAAGAGTATAGGAAAAGGAAACAACAGCCGGTGCCAAATTAGGAAAGTCCTAATTTGATTTCAATATGGAATAGCACCTTAGTCCTATATATATACCACCACCAAAGGCAGGAGCAGCATTCATCAAGTAAGAACTACATACACCATCACCAACACTGATATATAATTTTCTCTAATATCTAAGacttcaagaaaagagaatttGTACGTAACTCAAAGGAAGATGGCTTCTTGTGGCAAAGCAGAAAACCCAATTTTATGCGCAAGGGGTTGCGGTTTTTTTGGAACTCCAAGCAATCACAACCTTTGTTCGCAATGCTACAAAGCTTtcttgaaagaagaagaagaagccaaGAATACAACAATCTTATCCGAGAAAGTATCATCTTTTACTATTGATGATTCTGTTACAACAGAGAAAGTTGGTTCGACGATGAAGATTAAGCAAAGATGCACGATTTGCAAGAAGAAAGTGGGATTAACAGGGTTCAGTTGTAAATGTGGAGGAATGTTTTGTAGGGTTCATAGGTACCCTGAAGAACATGCATGCACATTCAATTTCAAGTCTACAGGCCGTGTGACTTTGGCTAAGGAAAATCCTCTTTGCAAAGCTGATAAACTTGCGTTTAGGATCTAGGACATTGTTGTTGCTTATGTACCAGTTTGTTTGGATTTGCTTTCAAATTTTATCTTCTCTTTGTAGTTTGTAGAATAAATTTTCAATTTGTATCTCTATATTAATGCTTCACCCTCCCAAATTGGGTATATTGTTGCTATTGTTAATGTCAAAGTTTTGCTAATTTATAGATCAATTTTCCTCTCTAACAATTCGGGAAAAAATAAGATAAGATTCTCCTTCGACTCTTGGCTACAGATATCCTGATATAATTTTTCAGTAAAACACTATGTAGCATTGGAATATCCTCTACTTTTCAGTAAACCAAGAACTCAATGCCTCTATCTTTATGGTTAACCAACAACTAATGAATCTCAATATTCATGTAAACGGTATGAATTAAAAAGTAAAATTTAAAGATCTAGAAACTATTAACTAAGTTGataattgtcaaaaaaaaaaaaaaaagacccaatATAATCGTTTGTATATTACTATATGTAATAAGGGGGAATCCAAATTTTTTGTCGTCCTCACACCACTCCTTGACCCTATAAGGATGATCCACGTGGCTTGTCTTTTCCCCTACATCATTTCCACTTGGGCCTTATCAGGGGGGCATTTTAGGTATTTTCACATTTTTGTACTTTGAGATTTGTCTTATTTGGTAAACAATTTTTTGATTTAACTGTTGGACAAAGTCATTCATCGGGTAACACTTTTTTTGGTCTGAATACGATAGATATTATATATAATCAAAAAGGACTACATGGGAGCGCCCCAAGCTTGATTTAAGTTAATTACAGATATGAGGCAAGATTGGTTAGAATTACTAGCTACATGACTATTAGGTAGAACTTGTGCTTGCCAAAAACAACTGGTGATGTAATGGAGCTGCAGTAGTAGGATGCTCCATTGTAGCAGGAACACTTTTCAAACTTTCTTTGTGCACATGAATtggttgcttttttttttaacagagaATTGGTTCTTTATTACCTCAATATTTTAATGAATTTTATGTAAACTATAAGCAATTTTACTCTACTATTAGTAAGAGAGAAACCCACTTTTGAATGAGAAGAATTGTAATTTATAGTATTTTTCGTATAGTTTTCAAGTATCTcagttttaattttaaaatattagtctAATCTAATTCAATTTGGCTTCGAAGATTAGTTAAATTGATTCGAGAAGCGAAACATGATACATATTTTATGCCAGAAGAAAATGCAATtagataattttattttttaattataatttaGTGGCATAATTTAAGAATTGATTGAATTTTGTGTTTACTAATAATGTCGCAATGTGCATATGATCACAAACACATGTAATCAATAAAGATTTCACTTgggtaaattttaattttttttttaaaaaaaaaaaactgacttgTAACATTGTTAAATACTTTTAAAATGTATCAAAAATGTAAATCTTAGTTCTTCCGTCTCAATCAAACAAAGGGTTTCAAAGTGAGAAAGTTAACTAATCTAATTTTACGTCCACTCTTTTAACATAAATTTACCTAATAAATGACTACATTGAAACGCGACTATAAAGTATTACtttcatatatattttgaaaatgttTGAAAAAATAATAGTTATAAAATAGTACAATTTAACTCTTCAAATGGCAATAATACTAAAATTGAAAAAGCAAGTTaaattttttcacattttttaatATTGAAATATTTTGCTAAATGGGACTATCAATGTTTTACATAAATTGGGGGAAAATGGTTTAACGCACTTTTGGAAGGAAAAGCAAAGTTTataaagtaagaaaaaaaaattatttgcatGAACTTTTCGAAAAACAATTTTGTTGTTTAATTTGAAGaaacgctaaaaaatattttgcaGTACCAGAACTTATAATTATCTAACTTAAAATTCTATATTTACTTATCAGTTACTTCATTGATTTCATCATATTTTAATAATATTTGTAGCATTAAATATGTTTGATGTTGGCTTGGGCTCGGGCTTAGCACGGGTCAAATGCCAGTAGTTATTACTCCGTATATATAAGGGAGGATTCATGATTTTTGTAGTCCTAACAACCTCAAAACTTTCATTTTTACCCCAATTTTGGCATTTATTTACATAGTTACCTACATGTAATTTGATAACTTTTGAAAAGTTTGATGACAATTATACCCCAAAAGCCAACAAAGGTAGAGGACACTTGGCAATTATCAACAATTTTTTTCAAAAGTTAAGGGCTCCATGTATCCTCATTTAGATAAGTAAATTTTTATATACtatcaagaaaccatattaaattaaataatatttaattaagGATAATTTAGTGAAAAGACTTCTTAATTTCTAGGTATGAGTGATTTGTTagagccaatttttttttccaactaaaGCCTTTATTAGGTCTTACTTTATATTTAAACATGCCCTACGTCACCTACCGAGACGAAAGCCAAAGGTGAGTCTCCATATGCTTCTCTCTATTAAACATCCAACATTTTACTTCTTTAGTGATATCATATGTGCTtacaaatgtatgaaatgtgtatgtgtgcgcggaatttttaatataattttcatacacaaaattgtgagcgaaaactttaagccttgaatattgtatgaaagttgttacaatgttgttgtagttgtatttattttccagaaacctaatatgaactttatatacaaaaaatgtgaatgaaattctaagtcttaaGCGAGATacacacatttcataccattctcatacataaaattttgagcgtaatgtttaagccttgatcgaaatatacacatttcatatgttctttatacataaaatttgagcgaactttttaagtcttgagcaagatatacacatttcatacacaaaaatttgagcggttattttaagtcttgaatgttgtatcaaagttgtatacaatgttgttgtagttgtattaattttacagaaatctaacatgaactttatacacgaaaatgtgagtgaaattttaagacttgagcaagatacaaatttcatattgttttcatacacacaattttgagcggattttttaagccttgaacgagatatacacatttcatacatttttcatacactaaattttgagcgaactttttaagccttgagcgagatatacacatttcatacataaatttttgagcgaaaaaaatatttataaaaaatatatatattaattattatctaaaaaaattaataataataataataataattttttttttttttttaaaaagcatgttttgtatagggtttgtaatgttatgttttgtaaatatgaaactatcgtcacgtttcgtaaatatttctccttaaatgtatatatacgtagttgtcCCTTTATTGAATTTCACCTGAAACTAAGGTTAAAAAACACATTTGACTAGCATAAAGCCTTGACACATAAAATAATAAgtgaaaaattaataaatatcaaAACAAAGCTATTTCTATCTATAAATAACAATCAcatgctcacaaattcataaaaatacaaaaataatttCAAATTTATGATCTTCGACGAGTTGTAATTATCATACTTTAGCATGTTAGTTTATAAAATATCGAATTACTTGCGCCCTTCTAGTATTTGCTAATTTTCCTACCAAACTTATtttctcataaatattttttttttaaaaactatcCAATTATATGACGCAcaaactttaataattatgaaaatttataaacaaaataTGATTAATCTGCaattacattaaattaattatttaCTAAAAAAAGTGACCCAATTTATACTTATTTCATAAAACTTAcgcattatttttatattttgaatttggACCCAGGCTTAGCATGAACCTTCGGCGACCACGTTTTCCTTACAtgttttctaaattatttgaattataaattatcacgacttatagtattttttaagTAGTACCTaaatattaaattttatttttacaaacttaaaAAATCTATGTTCAAATTTAAGGTCAAAGTTATAAAATTTAACC
Protein-coding sequences here:
- the LOC132617067 gene encoding zinc finger A20 and AN1 domain-containing stress-associated protein 6-like — its product is MASCGKAENPILCARGCGFFGTPSNHNLCSQCYKAFLKEEEEAKNTTILSEKVSSFTIDDSVTTEKVGSTMKIKQRCTICKKKVGLTGFSCKCGGMFCRVHRYPEEHACTFNFKSTGRVTLAKENPLCKADKLAFRI